The Polaromonas sp. SP1 DNA window CTGCTGGGCCCCAACGGCGCGGGCAAGACCACGCTGCTGCGCTCGGTGCTGGGCCTCACGCCGCCGCGCAAGGGCAGCATCGCCTTCGATGCACGCGACATCACACGCATGGCCACGCATGAGATCGCCAAGGCCGGCATGGGCTGGGTGCCCGACGACCGGCGCATCTTCCCCACGCTGACGGTGGCGCGCAACCTGGCCATCGCACGCAAGGAGACGCGCTTTCGCAAGTGGAACGAGAAAGAGTGCTTTGACATCTTCAGCGCGCTGGAGTACCTGATGCACCGCGAATGCGAAAACCTCTCGGGCGGCGAGATGCAGATGGTCGCCATCTCGCGTGCGCTGCTGGGCTCGCCCGGCCTGGTGCTGTTCGATGAGCCCAGCCAGGGCCTGGCGCCCAAGGTGGTGCAGGACGTGATGAAAACCATCAGCCGGCTCAAGGCCGAAGGCATCGCGGTGCTGGTGGTCGAGCAGAACGTACAAAGCGCGCTGCAGGTGGCCGACCGCGCCTATGTGATGAACCAGGGCGTCATCGTCCACGAGGGCCCCGCGGCCGAATTGCGCAACGATGCCGCCTTGTGCCGGCAGCTTTTGGGAGTCTGACCTGCATGAGCCATCCACTTTTACGCGTCGAGAGCGTCGCCAAGCAATACCAGCGCGGCACGTTTCGCAAAACGACCACCTTCTCGCTGAACGCTGATTTTGAAGTGCACAAACCGTGTGTGGTCGGCGTCATGGGCCCCAACGGTTCGGGAAAGACTACGCTGTTCGAGCTGATCACCGGCAGCAACCTGCCCAGCGCAGGCCGCGTGCTGGTGAACGGCCAGGACATCCACCAGGTGCGCACCAGGGAGCGCGACCGGCTGGCGATTCACTATCACCAGTCCTACCAGGTGCGGTCTTTCCAGAAGACCAAACCCGACTTCATGCTGCAGCACGCGCAGAGCGATTCGCCGCTGGTGCATTTGTTCGACGAGCCGCAGTTCAACACGCAGGACGGCTACATCGGTTTCATGCTGGACTTCTTCGCCAGGCTCAAGGCCAACGGCCGGCTGGTGTTTTTATGCCTGCACCCCAATGAGCCGTATCACGTCGACATCCTGCGGCAATGCTGTGAGCGTTTTATCTTTGTGCAAAAGGGCGCCGTCAGCGAAGCGCCTGACTTTGACACGCTGGCACGCAACGAGAACGTGCGGACCTATCTGGGTGCGCTGGCCCCAGCGCGTTAACGGGCGAGACGCTTTTGCGCAAACGCCACGTACCAGTCCAGGCACGCGGGGTTGGCCATCGCGTCGCGGTTGACCACCTTCTCCAGCGGCTGGCCCAGCAGCAGCTTTTTGATCGGCAGCTCCTGCTTCTTGCCGGAGAGGGTGCGCGGAATTTCCGGCACCGCGAAGATCTCGTTCGGCACAAAGCGCGGCGACAGCGCCGTCTTGACGGCCTGGTTCAGGCGCGCCTTCATCGCATCGTCGAGCACGCGGCCGGGCCGCAGCACGACAAAGAGCGGCATGTAACTTTCGCGGCCCAGGTATTCGAGGTCGACCACCATGGAATCCAGCACTTCGGGGAGCGCTTCGATGGCGCTATAGAGCTCGCTGGTGCCCATGCGCAGGCCGTGGCGGTTGATGGTGGCGTCGCTGCGCCCATAAATGATGCAACTGCCCGAGGGCGTGACCTTGAGCCAGTCGCCATGCCGCCAGACGCCGGGATAGGTGTCGAAGTAGCTGGCCAGGTAGCGCTGGTTGCCTTCATCGCCGACGAAGTAGAGCGGCATCGACGGCAGCGGCTGTGTGCACACCAGCTCGCCGACTTCATCGATGACGGACTCGCCTTTGTCGTTCCACGCTTCGACCGCGCAGCCGAGAATGCGGCATTGCATTTCACCGGGGACCACAGGCAGTTCGCGGTTGCCGCCAATAAATGCCCCAGCGAAATCCGTACCACCGGAGATATTGCACCACCAGATATCAGGATTGCCAATCTTGGCAAACTGTGCCGTCCCCCAGCGCTGCGTGTCTTCGCTCAGCGGCGAACCCGTCGTTCCAAGTGTTCTGAGTCGGCTCAAATCTCCGCACTGCGCAACATCAACACCCGCCTTCATGCAATTCGCAAAGAACGCAGCCCCCGCGCCAAAGAAGGTGGCGCGCGTATCGGCCACAAAACGCCACAGCGTGGTCCAGTCGGGCGCCTCCTTGCTGCCGCCCGCCGGGTTGCCGTCGTAGATGCAGCAGGTCGTGCCGTTGAGCAGGCTGGCGGCCTGCACGTTCCACATGATCCAGCCGGTGGAGCTGTACCAGTGAAAGCGCTCGGGGTTGGCCGGATCGACGTAGCTGGGCGCCAGGTCGTTGTGCAGGCGCAGCAGCGCCAGCCCCACCAGCGCCACACCGCCATGGCCATGCACGATGGGCTTGGGCAGGCCGGTGGTGCCGCTGGAATAGACGATCCACAGCGGGTGGTCGAACGGCAGCCAGAGCGGTTCAAACGCTGCGGTTTCAGCATCATTTCGGGCTGTAGCCAAGACGTAGTCTGCACTGTTCGCTATTGAATTAATAGCATTGAGGATCTTGTGGGTGATCACATGCGTGACGCTGGGCAGCGCTGCCACGAGTTCGGCCACCGCCTCGCGGCGGTCGATGTCCTTGCCGCCGTAGCGCACGCCGTTGCAGGCGATCAGCACCTTGGGCTGGATCTGCGCAAAGCGGTCCAGCACCGCGGGCGTGCCCATGTCGGGCGCGCACACGCTCCACACCGCGCCTATGCTCGCCACCGCCAGAAAGGCGACCATGGTCTCGGGCGTGTTGGGCAGGTAGGCGGCCACGCGGTCGCCGGGCTGCACGCCTTGCGCCTTCAGGTGCAGGGCCAGCGATGCCGACTGGCGGCGCATCTCGGCCCAGCCGAGTTCGCGCGGCGCTTCGCCATGGGCCAGGCTGGCTTCGCCGTGGCTGACGAGCGCGGGCACGCCGGCCGCTTCGGCCGCCGCCACGTGGCGAAACACCTGCTGCGCATAGTTGCCCTGCGCGCCTGGAAACCATTCAGCCCCCGGCATGCTGCGCCGGCCCAGCACGGCGGTGTGCGCAGTGGGCGACTGCATGTCAAAGTAGTCCCAGATGCTTTGCCAGAAGGCATCGAGGTCGGTGACGGACCAGCGCCACAGCGCGTCATAGTGGTCGAAAGAAAGGCCGCGTG harbors:
- a CDS encoding ATP-binding cassette domain-containing protein, with the protein product MSHPLLRVESVAKQYQRGTFRKTTTFSLNADFEVHKPCVVGVMGPNGSGKTTLFELITGSNLPSAGRVLVNGQDIHQVRTRERDRLAIHYHQSYQVRSFQKTKPDFMLQHAQSDSPLVHLFDEPQFNTQDGYIGFMLDFFARLKANGRLVFLCLHPNEPYHVDILRQCCERFIFVQKGAVSEAPDFDTLARNENVRTYLGALAPAR
- a CDS encoding ABC transporter ATP-binding protein — protein: MSAVLKSVIPTVSPQADMLAVDRIDTFYGETQVLFDVSLKVGAGEVVALLGPNGAGKTTLLRSVLGLTPPRKGSIAFDARDITRMATHEIAKAGMGWVPDDRRIFPTLTVARNLAIARKETRFRKWNEKECFDIFSALEYLMHRECENLSGGEMQMVAISRALLGSPGLVLFDEPSQGLAPKVVQDVMKTISRLKAEGIAVLVVEQNVQSALQVADRAYVMNQGVIVHEGPAAELRNDAALCRQLLGV
- a CDS encoding acetoacetate--CoA ligase, whose amino-acid sequence is MTLAPARPLATTPLPVPQIRHYQHWLQATRGLSFDHYDALWRWSVTDLDAFWQSIWDYFDMQSPTAHTAVLGRRSMPGAEWFPGAQGNYAQQVFRHVAAAEAAGVPALVSHGEASLAHGEAPRELGWAEMRRQSASLALHLKAQGVQPGDRVAAYLPNTPETMVAFLAVASIGAVWSVCAPDMGTPAVLDRFAQIQPKVLIACNGVRYGGKDIDRREAVAELVAALPSVTHVITHKILNAINSIANSADYVLATARNDAETAAFEPLWLPFDHPLWIVYSSGTTGLPKPIVHGHGGVALVGLALLRLHNDLAPSYVDPANPERFHWYSSTGWIMWNVQAASLLNGTTCCIYDGNPAGGSKEAPDWTTLWRFVADTRATFFGAGAAFFANCMKAGVDVAQCGDLSRLRTLGTTGSPLSEDTQRWGTAQFAKIGNPDIWWCNISGGTDFAGAFIGGNRELPVVPGEMQCRILGCAVEAWNDKGESVIDEVGELVCTQPLPSMPLYFVGDEGNQRYLASYFDTYPGVWRHGDWLKVTPSGSCIIYGRSDATINRHGLRMGTSELYSAIEALPEVLDSMVVDLEYLGRESYMPLFVVLRPGRVLDDAMKARLNQAVKTALSPRFVPNEIFAVPEIPRTLSGKKQELPIKKLLLGQPLEKVVNRDAMANPACLDWYVAFAQKRLAR